Genomic window (Streptomyces sp. NBC_01431):
GCGCTCGCCGTGGAGAACCTGTGGCTCGCCGCCCGCGCCGAGGGCCTCGGCGTCGGCTGGGTCTCCTTCTTCGACGAGCGCGAGATGGTCCGCTCGCTCGGCCTGCCCGAGCACCTCGAAGTCGTCGCCTACCTCTGTGTCGGCTACGTCGACGAGTTCCCGGACGAGCCCGAGCTGATGCAGGCGGGCTGGTCCAAGCGCCGCCCCCTGGCATGGGTCGTCCACGAGGAGACGTACGGCCGCCGCGCGCTGCCCGGCGAGGACCCGCACGACCTCCTTGAGGAGACCGTCGCGGGCATCCGCCCGCTGGACGCCAAGGCGCTCGGCGAGGCGTGGGAGCGCCAGAAGCGGATGACCAAGCCCGCGGGCGCGCTCGGCATGCTGGAGATCATCTCCGCGCAGTTGTCGGGTCTGTCGCGCAAGTGCCCGCCGCCGATCCCGGAGCCGGCCGCCGTCGCGATCTTCGCCGGCGACCACGGCGTGCACGCGCAGGGCGTCACCCCCTGGCCCCAGGAAGTCACCGGCCAGATGGTCGCCAACTTCCTCGGCGGCGGCGCGGTCTGCAACGCCTTCGCCAACCAGGTGGGCGCCGAGGTCTGCGTCATCGACGTGGGCGTCGCCTCCGAACTCCCGGCCACGCCCGGCCTGTTGCCCCGCAAGGTGCGACCTGGCACCGCCGACATGACGGCCGGCCCCGCGATGACCCGCGAGGAAGCGGTCGCCGCGATCGAGGTCGGCATCGAGACCGCCCGGGACCTGGTGGCAGCCGGCAACAAGGCGCTCCTGACCGGCGAGATGGGCATCGCCAACACCACGGTGTCGGCGGCCCTCATCTCCCTGTACACGGGCGTCGACGCGGCCGAGGTCACCGGCCGCGGCACCGGCATCAACGACGAAACCCACGCCCGCAAGGTCGACGTCGTACGCCGCGCCCTCGAACTGCACCAGCCGGACCCGGCCGACCCGATCGGTGTCCTCGCGGCGATCGGCGGCCTGGAACACGCGGCCCTGGTCGGCTTCCTGCTGGGCGGCGCGTCGCTGCGTACGCCGGTGATCCTCGACGGCGTCAGCACGGGAGCGGCCGCCCTGGTCGCCCGCGCGATTGCCCCCGAGGTGCTCTCCGCCTGCATCGCGGGCCACCGCAGCGCCGAGCCCGGTCACGTGGCCGCCCTCAACAAGCTGGGTCTGCGCCCCCTGGTCGACCTTGACCTCCGCCTCGGCGAGGGCACCGGCGCCCTGCTCGCCCTCCCGGTGGTGCAGAGCGCGGCCCGCGCGATGCACGAGGTCGCCACGTTCGACTCGGCCGGTGTCACCGAGAAGTAGCCCGTACGCGTGCGGTGGGGGCCGGGGTCGCTGACCCCGGCCCCTGCCCGTGCCACCGCACCCGCCCGCCCCTTAGGCTGTCGGCGGGACCGCTTACCCCTCCCACCAGCCGCTTCACCGCCGCAGCGGCCCATCCACGCAAGCGCCGCCCGAGGAGCACCGCTGCCATGGCCGAATACCCCGCGTACCCCGTAGGCCTCCGCCTCACCGGTCGCCGAGTCATCGTCGTCGGCGGCGGCCAGGTGGCCCAGCGCCGCCTCCCGGCCCTCATCGCCGCCGGGGCCGACGTCACGCTGATCTCCCCGAGCGCCACCCCTTCCGTCGAGGCGATGGCCGACGCGGGCGAGATCGGCTGGGAGCGCCGCCGCTTCCAGGACGGCGACCTGGCCGACGCCTGGTACGCCCTGGTCGCCACCGCCGACGCCGAGGCCAACGAGCGGATCTCCGCCGAGGCCGAGCGCTCCCGCGTCTGGTGCGTACGCTCCGACGACGCGAGCGCCGCCACCGCCTGGACCCCGGCCACCGGCCGCTCCGAGGGCGTCACGGTCGCCGTCCTCACCACCGACACCCCCGACCCGCGCCGCTCCGCCGCGATCCGCGACGCGGTCGTCGAGGGCCTGCGCGACGGCACTCTGGTCGCCCCGCAGCAGCGCACCCGCACCCCGGGCGTCGCACTGGTCGGCGGCGGCCCCGGCGACCCGGACCTGATCACCGTGCGCGGCCGCAGGCTGCTCGCCGAGGCCGACGTGGTCATCGCCGACCGGCTCGGCCCCCGCGACCTGCTCGACGAACTCCCGCCGCACGTCGAGGTGATCGACGCCGCGAAGATCCCCTACGGCCGCTTCATGGCGCAGGAGGCCATCAACAACGCGCTGATCGAGCACGCCAAGGCCGGCAAGGCGGTCGTCCGGCTCAAGGGCGGCGACCCGTACGTCTTCGGCCGCGGCATGGAGGAGCTCCAGGCGCTCGCCGAAGCCGGCGTCGCCTGCACCGTGGTGCCCGGCATCTCCAGCTCCATCTCGGTGCCGAGCGCGGCCGGCATTCCGGTCACGCACCGGGGCGTGGCCCATGAGTTCACGGTGGTCAGCGGGCATGTGGCCCCGGACGACCCGCGCTCGCTCGTCGACTGGAAGTCGCTGGCCCAACTGCGCGGCACCCTCGTGCTGTTGATGGCCGTCGACAAGATCGGTCCGATCGCGCAGGCGCTCATCACGCACGGCAAGAACCCGCGGACCCCGGTCGCGCTCGTCCAGGAAGGCACCACGGCGTCCCAGCGCCGCGTGGACGCGACGCTGGAGACCGTCGGCGAGGTCGCCAGGGCCGAGGAAGTGAAGCCCCCGGCCGTCATCGTCATCGGCGACGTCGTCACCGTGAACGCCCGCCCGTAACCACCGCGAACCCATGTGCCCCGCCGGCGTGCGCACCCGTAACCACCGCGAATCCACGTGCCGCCGGCGTGCGCACCCGTAACCACCGCGAATCCACGTGCCCCCGGCGTGCGCACCCGTAACCACCGGTAACGGATCTCCGTCCCAGCCGTTGGCACCACACCCAGGACAAGGCAGTATCACCCTGTGGCTGATCTCATCACCATCGAGGACCCCGACGACCCCCGTCTGCGCGACTACACGGGCCTGACCGACGTGGAGCTGCGGCGGCGCCGCGAACCCGCCGAGGGCCTCTTCATCGCCGAGGGCGAGAAGGTCATCAGACGGGCCAAGGACGCCGGCTACGAGATGCGCTCGATGCTGCTCTCGGCCAAGTGGGTCGACGTCATGCGGGACGTCATCGACGAGCTTCCGGCGCCGGTGTACGCGGTCAGCCCGGACCTCGCCGAACGCGTCACCGGCTACCACGTGCACCGCGGCGCGCTCGCCTCCATGCAGCGCAAGCCGCTTCGGGCGGCCGAGGAACTCCTCACCACGGCCCGTCGGGTCGTGGTCATGGAGGCGGTCAACGACCACACCAACATCGGCGCCATCTTCCGCAGCGCGGCCGCCCTCGGCATGGACGCGGTCCTGCTCTCCCCGGACTGCGCCGACCCGCTGTACCGGCGGTCGGTGAAGGTGTCGATGGGCGCGGTCTTCTCGGTCCCGTACGCCCGCCTGGAGTCCTG
Coding sequences:
- the cobA gene encoding uroporphyrinogen-III C-methyltransferase, which gives rise to MAEYPAYPVGLRLTGRRVIVVGGGQVAQRRLPALIAAGADVTLISPSATPSVEAMADAGEIGWERRRFQDGDLADAWYALVATADAEANERISAEAERSRVWCVRSDDASAATAWTPATGRSEGVTVAVLTTDTPDPRRSAAIRDAVVEGLRDGTLVAPQQRTRTPGVALVGGGPGDPDLITVRGRRLLAEADVVIADRLGPRDLLDELPPHVEVIDAAKIPYGRFMAQEAINNALIEHAKAGKAVVRLKGGDPYVFGRGMEELQALAEAGVACTVVPGISSSISVPSAAGIPVTHRGVAHEFTVVSGHVAPDDPRSLVDWKSLAQLRGTLVLLMAVDKIGPIAQALITHGKNPRTPVALVQEGTTASQRRVDATLETVGEVARAEEVKPPAVIVIGDVVTVNARP
- a CDS encoding TrmH family RNA methyltransferase, coding for MADLITIEDPDDPRLRDYTGLTDVELRRRREPAEGLFIAEGEKVIRRAKDAGYEMRSMLLSAKWVDVMRDVIDELPAPVYAVSPDLAERVTGYHVHRGALASMQRKPLRAAEELLTTARRVVVMEAVNDHTNIGAIFRSAAALGMDAVLLSPDCADPLYRRSVKVSMGAVFSVPYARLESWPKGLETVRAAGYRLLALTPDEKASSIDDAAAHKLAKVALMLGAEGDGLSRQALVAADEWVRIPMAHGVDSLNVGAAAAVAFYAVATGRPTD